In Streptomyces sp. NBC_00704, a genomic segment contains:
- a CDS encoding endoglycosylceramidase, translating into MPNIRARLLAVLVVLCGLCGFLTVAGPTAATATAATTIPDSLPFDGTALTVSGGRFVDAHGREVVLRGYNVSGETKLAENRGLPFASVADARKSATALRALGGGNSVRFLLSWAYAEPVRGQVDTAYLAAATDQMRAFLDAGVRVYPDFHQDLYSRWLFNPGSWYTGDGAPKWAVELGGYPNESCGICLLWGQNITQNGAVKAAQHDFWHNDHGLQDSFLDTAEKTMAYVRANLTAEEFAGIVGFDPYNEPYAGAYDSGQASRMWERDLLWPFYVRFRARMDAAGWTGKPALVEPNLFWNGNVSKEEGGLLDAGTLGSRYVFNTHFYDQKAISGILMWGNAADGQYVSDLGTVRDRAAAAGTAALVSEFGHPLNGSTAGKAPTVLKAMYQGLDSRVKGADWWTSRAASGPVLSGSQWQWDIYNGRHHELMNDNPDKVRTTGDAWNDEDLSAVRLDDGGAVTLRQDARLLDRVYPSATSGTTVAFTYEDRSRDGSATLTWNPVPSSLPHTKQLVGSGQYGLLVWRSNGGAAPTELHLPASFPTATTTVVSDLGAVYAPPAYSTGARIAAAAEPGGTGSRRLLLDAPDSGVLHYALVTNGASAAPSAALLAAARTELSAWAATKAG; encoded by the coding sequence ATGCCGAATATCCGGGCTCGTCTGCTCGCTGTTCTGGTTGTCCTCTGTGGACTCTGCGGCTTCCTGACGGTGGCGGGCCCCACGGCCGCCACCGCCACGGCCGCCACCACGATCCCCGACTCCCTCCCCTTCGACGGCACGGCGCTCACCGTGTCGGGCGGCCGCTTCGTCGACGCCCACGGCCGCGAGGTCGTGCTGCGCGGCTACAACGTCTCCGGCGAGACCAAGCTCGCCGAGAACAGGGGCCTGCCCTTCGCCTCCGTCGCCGACGCCAGGAAGTCGGCGACCGCCCTGCGCGCCCTCGGCGGCGGCAACTCCGTGCGCTTTCTGCTCTCCTGGGCCTACGCCGAACCGGTGCGCGGCCAGGTCGACACCGCCTACCTGGCCGCCGCCACCGACCAGATGCGCGCCTTCCTCGACGCCGGCGTCCGCGTCTACCCCGACTTCCACCAGGACCTCTACTCCCGCTGGCTGTTCAACCCGGGCAGCTGGTACACCGGCGACGGCGCGCCCAAGTGGGCCGTGGAGCTGGGCGGTTACCCGAACGAGTCCTGCGGCATCTGCCTGCTCTGGGGGCAGAACATCACCCAGAACGGCGCGGTCAAGGCCGCCCAGCACGACTTCTGGCACAACGACCACGGCCTCCAGGACTCCTTCCTGGACACCGCCGAGAAGACCATGGCGTACGTCAGGGCGAACCTCACCGCCGAGGAGTTCGCCGGCATCGTCGGCTTCGACCCCTACAACGAGCCCTACGCCGGCGCCTACGACTCCGGGCAGGCCAGCCGCATGTGGGAACGCGATCTGCTGTGGCCCTTCTACGTGCGCTTCCGGGCCCGGATGGACGCCGCCGGGTGGACCGGCAAACCCGCCCTCGTGGAGCCCAACCTCTTCTGGAACGGCAACGTCAGCAAGGAGGAGGGCGGACTCCTGGACGCGGGCACGCTCGGCTCCCGCTACGTCTTCAACACCCACTTCTACGACCAGAAGGCCATCTCCGGCATCCTCATGTGGGGCAACGCGGCGGACGGCCAGTACGTGAGCGACCTCGGCACGGTCCGCGACCGCGCCGCCGCGGCCGGTACGGCGGCGCTCGTCAGCGAGTTCGGCCACCCGCTGAACGGCAGTACCGCCGGAAAGGCGCCGACCGTCCTGAAGGCGATGTACCAGGGCCTCGACTCCCGCGTGAAGGGCGCCGACTGGTGGACCTCGCGGGCCGCCTCCGGACCGGTGCTGTCCGGCTCCCAGTGGCAGTGGGACATCTACAACGGCCGCCACCACGAGCTGATGAACGACAACCCCGACAAGGTGCGCACGACCGGCGACGCCTGGAACGACGAGGACCTCTCCGCCGTACGCCTGGACGACGGCGGGGCGGTGACACTCCGTCAGGACGCCCGGCTGCTGGACCGGGTCTACCCGAGCGCCACCTCCGGCACCACCGTCGCCTTCACCTACGAGGACCGCTCCCGCGACGGCTCCGCCACGCTCACCTGGAACCCCGTGCCCAGCTCCCTGCCCCACACGAAACAGCTCGTCGGCTCCGGCCAGTACGGGCTGCTGGTGTGGCGTTCGAACGGCGGCGCCGCGCCCACCGAGTTGCATCTGCCGGCCTCCTTCCCGACCGCCACGACCACCGTCGTCTCCGACCTCGGCGCCGTGTACGCCCCGCCCGCGTACTCCACGGGCGCGAGGATCGCCGCGGCGGCCGAGCCCGGCGGCACGGGCAGCCGACGCCTGCTGCTCGACGCGCCCGACTCGGGCGTCCTGCACTACGCGCTGGTGACCAACGGAGCCTCTGCCGCACCGTCCGCGGCCCTGCTGGCCGCCGCCCGCACGGAACTGTCGGCGTGGGCGGCGACGAAGGCGGGGTGA
- a CDS encoding YncE family protein, translating into MPAFRSRHLCSVAAALVLTVAAPATAASAASADSDASTAAALREVFFVGNNWEGTADVVKSSGDFAKIGRINVIPDKDARMAAINADPIKWIYFMAIRNGVGEGHDQFVDDMYTTPDGASVVVSRPSFADVVSLDLATGKINWRFPVSGYRSDHMAVSPDGKRVAVSASISNTVHVLDIATGKQVGSFKTGDKPHENIFTKDGKYIYNMSIGDVNTSMDAPWQDFTKGDRRITVVDATTYQQVKVIDMRQRLDAIGLKDYSDAVRPAVFSPDESKLYFQVSFFNGFFEYDLASDRITRTKTLPKNPATSDDRTTFVNDSRHHGLSMSPDGGKLCVAGTMDDYATVVDRATLQEGPLVTASKPYWATVSGDGKDCVISESGADQITAIDFATGKKVVSVAVGDHPQRVRLGHVAADWTGIGG; encoded by the coding sequence ATGCCTGCCTTCAGATCCAGGCACCTTTGCTCCGTAGCCGCCGCCCTCGTCCTGACCGTCGCCGCCCCGGCGACCGCCGCTTCCGCCGCTTCCGCCGACTCGGACGCATCGACCGCCGCCGCCCTGCGCGAGGTGTTCTTCGTCGGCAACAACTGGGAGGGGACCGCGGACGTCGTCAAGTCCAGCGGGGACTTCGCGAAGATCGGGCGGATCAACGTCATCCCCGACAAGGACGCGCGGATGGCGGCGATCAACGCCGACCCCATCAAGTGGATCTACTTCATGGCCATCCGCAACGGGGTCGGCGAGGGTCACGACCAGTTCGTCGACGACATGTACACCACGCCGGACGGCGCGTCGGTGGTCGTCTCCCGGCCGAGCTTCGCCGACGTCGTCTCCCTCGACCTGGCCACCGGGAAGATCAACTGGCGCTTCCCGGTGTCCGGTTACCGCTCGGACCACATGGCCGTGTCTCCCGACGGCAAGCGGGTCGCGGTCTCGGCGTCGATCTCGAACACCGTGCATGTCCTGGACATCGCCACCGGCAAGCAGGTCGGCTCCTTCAAGACCGGCGACAAGCCGCACGAGAACATCTTCACCAAGGACGGCAAGTACATCTACAACATGTCGATCGGGGACGTGAACACCTCGATGGACGCGCCCTGGCAGGACTTCACCAAGGGCGACCGGCGCATCACCGTCGTCGACGCGACGACGTACCAGCAGGTCAAGGTCATCGACATGCGCCAGCGGCTGGACGCGATCGGGCTCAAGGACTACTCCGACGCGGTGCGTCCCGCGGTGTTCTCGCCGGACGAGTCCAAGCTGTACTTCCAGGTCTCGTTCTTCAACGGGTTCTTCGAGTACGACCTCGCCTCGGACCGGATCACCCGGACGAAGACCCTGCCGAAGAACCCGGCGACCAGCGACGACCGCACCACCTTCGTCAACGACTCGCGCCATCACGGCCTCTCGATGAGCCCGGACGGCGGCAAGCTGTGCGTGGCCGGCACGATGGACGACTACGCGACGGTCGTCGACCGCGCCACCCTCCAGGAAGGCCCGCTGGTCACCGCCTCCAAGCCCTACTGGGCCACGGTCAGCGGCGACGGCAAGGACTGCGTCATCTCCGAGAGCGGCGCCGACCAGATCACGGCGATCGACTTCGCCACCGGCAAGAAGGTCGTCTCGGTGGCGGTGGGCGACCACCCGCAGCGGGTCCGGCTCGGCCACGTGGCGGCGGACTGGACCGGCATCGGCGGCTGA
- a CDS encoding TetR/AcrR family transcriptional regulator: protein MTGRLRAPTGRYGGKSAEQRQAERRGRFLEAALRLFGGGPGYRGTTVASLSEAAGLSTRQFYEEFRTLEDVLAALHLQVNDWAEQAVLAAFAEAQGLPLAERVTAIFRAYAADVTTDPHRIRITFVEIVGVSPRLEEQRLARRARWVDLICAEATAAAERGEAAPRDYRLAAAAFIGSVNGLLHDWSAGWVDATLDEVVDELVRQLLGTLRPPGWPGPPR, encoded by the coding sequence GTGACGGGCAGGCTCAGAGCGCCGACCGGCCGTTACGGCGGCAAGTCCGCCGAGCAGCGGCAGGCCGAACGCCGGGGACGATTCCTGGAGGCGGCCCTGCGGCTGTTCGGCGGCGGGCCCGGCTACCGCGGCACCACCGTCGCGTCGCTCAGCGAGGCCGCCGGCCTGTCGACGCGCCAGTTCTACGAGGAGTTCCGCACCCTCGAGGACGTCCTCGCGGCGCTGCACCTCCAGGTCAACGACTGGGCCGAGCAGGCGGTCCTGGCCGCCTTCGCCGAGGCCCAGGGCCTTCCGCTCGCCGAGCGCGTCACCGCGATCTTCCGCGCCTACGCGGCCGACGTCACCACCGACCCGCACCGGATCCGGATCACCTTCGTCGAGATCGTCGGCGTCAGCCCCCGCCTGGAGGAGCAGCGCCTGGCCAGGCGCGCCCGCTGGGTCGACCTGATCTGCGCCGAGGCGACCGCCGCCGCCGAGCGCGGCGAGGCGGCCCCCCGCGACTACCGCCTGGCCGCCGCCGCCTTCATCGGCAGCGTCAACGGCCTGCTGCACGACTGGAGCGCGGGCTGGGTGGACGCGACGCTGGACGAGGTGGTCGACGAACTGGTCCGCCAGCTGCTGGGCACCTTGCGCCCGCCGGGATGGCCGGGCCCGCCACGGTAG
- a CDS encoding P-loop NTPase fold protein, whose protein sequence is MRTGVDRAQEIAYEQALDRTLRDPEVACRLGHRPGTLPENVRSAMLRPENVARVRRALRQDARRACEEAWRACEEACEAWNRAQDRITRLRPRLSWDLPAAAVLAAAAPVVLWAAGAGPWPAVAAFAGAHAWLLSRPAARNRAGAALGLLAALVARAARSRAVRRRTGDLAEAMTRDVMPAVVRSVVSELLGEDHDCLLVATRYEGIRDHRDRNYTVDNQARAEIALKLDSLVDGTIAVCGPRGSGKTTLLETCAPGDLKVGVQAPASYAPLEFLTSLFVDLCETYMADRGARFPEFRRLSPLRSGLRRIGAAVRAGARSFLWNLLALGLFVLGVFAAARGFAEDLGGAFARAGDDGARHLRDAVTAVARGTRPWWALGAVVLAVVVHRYAGRWRLADVSHLARETFLLPAGTLLVVLAPATLWSPHPVVAWFGDWRRDDPVLFYPTVAVVGALGFVAVWVAVTPFWEYFRDAAQRMALLVLVVGLGWTFLDDRPRQAALGWDLSERVVVVAVGVILVRASRWTRGQREPALVRRCRDHLYRLQTVQSVSYGTSGAPTGGLLGLGSSYGTSFTASPLTLPELVQRLRRALADVAEELRPRRRRLVVTIDEIDRLGSTAEALEFLGEIKAILGVPGVHFLISVSEDVGASFVRRGLPGRDVADSTFDDVVHVRPCSLEESKAILHRRAEGFSEPFVALAHALAGGVPRDLIRFSREMVSLRTARGEVELRNVGAWLIIRAMRETVDAFRGGVKEGTLPTRSIDVVFGATRRLAELLHADCLCELGRMREQIGRFARWADGPGTAELTAELPSDVLERLEEVAAYAYFCVTLLDVFSAPGFGRRRIQAQVNRPNGSLERLAVVRAELSVSPPSARRLIEDTRAAWGLPEVPAPDLPEIVDAVRMTCRHYTE, encoded by the coding sequence GTGCGGACCGGTGTCGACCGTGCGCAGGAGATCGCCTACGAACAGGCCCTCGACCGCACCCTGAGGGACCCCGAGGTCGCCTGCCGTCTGGGTCACCGCCCCGGCACCCTCCCGGAGAACGTCAGATCCGCGATGCTCCGCCCGGAGAACGTCGCCCGGGTGCGTCGGGCGCTCCGGCAGGACGCGCGGCGCGCCTGCGAGGAAGCGTGGCGGGCCTGCGAGGAGGCGTGCGAAGCGTGGAACCGGGCGCAGGACCGGATCACCCGCTTGCGGCCCCGGCTGTCCTGGGACCTCCCCGCGGCGGCGGTCCTGGCGGCGGCCGCCCCGGTCGTGCTGTGGGCGGCCGGGGCCGGCCCGTGGCCCGCCGTCGCCGCTTTCGCCGGGGCCCATGCATGGCTCCTGAGCCGGCCCGCCGCGCGGAACCGGGCGGGCGCCGCCCTGGGGCTGCTCGCCGCCCTCGTGGCCAGGGCGGCGCGGTCGCGCGCGGTACGGCGTCGGACCGGTGACCTCGCCGAGGCCATGACACGGGACGTCATGCCCGCCGTCGTGCGGAGCGTCGTGTCCGAACTCCTCGGCGAGGACCACGACTGCCTCCTCGTCGCCACCCGCTACGAGGGCATCAGGGACCACCGGGACCGCAACTACACGGTGGACAACCAGGCCAGGGCGGAGATCGCGCTGAAGCTCGACTCCCTGGTCGACGGAACCATCGCCGTCTGCGGGCCGCGCGGCTCGGGCAAGACCACCCTGCTGGAGACCTGCGCCCCGGGCGATCTGAAGGTCGGGGTCCAGGCCCCCGCTTCGTACGCGCCCCTGGAGTTCCTCACCTCGCTGTTCGTCGACCTGTGCGAGACGTACATGGCGGATCGCGGGGCCCGCTTCCCGGAGTTCCGCCGGCTGAGCCCGCTGCGCTCCGGGTTGCGCAGGATCGGCGCGGCCGTCCGGGCGGGCGCGCGGTCGTTCCTGTGGAACCTGCTCGCGCTGGGACTGTTCGTGCTGGGCGTCTTCGCCGCCGCGCGCGGCTTCGCCGAGGACCTCGGCGGGGCCTTCGCCCGTGCCGGCGACGACGGGGCGCGGCACCTGCGCGACGCCGTGACAGCGGTCGCGCGGGGGACGCGCCCGTGGTGGGCGCTGGGCGCGGTGGTGCTGGCCGTCGTCGTCCACAGGTACGCCGGACGGTGGCGGCTGGCCGACGTCTCGCACCTGGCGCGCGAGACGTTCCTGCTGCCCGCCGGCACGCTGCTGGTCGTGCTGGCGCCGGCGACCCTGTGGTCGCCGCACCCGGTGGTCGCGTGGTTCGGCGACTGGCGGCGCGACGACCCGGTGCTGTTCTACCCGACCGTGGCGGTCGTGGGGGCGCTCGGGTTCGTCGCCGTGTGGGTCGCGGTCACCCCGTTCTGGGAGTACTTCCGGGACGCCGCACAACGGATGGCGCTGCTGGTCCTCGTCGTCGGTCTCGGATGGACGTTCCTCGACGACCGGCCGCGGCAGGCGGCCCTGGGCTGGGATCTGTCCGAGCGGGTGGTCGTCGTGGCCGTGGGCGTCATCCTGGTCAGGGCGTCCCGCTGGACGCGCGGGCAGCGCGAGCCGGCCCTCGTCCGGCGCTGCCGCGACCACCTCTACCGGCTGCAGACCGTCCAGAGCGTCAGCTACGGGACCAGCGGGGCCCCGACCGGCGGCCTGCTCGGTCTCGGCTCCTCCTACGGCACGTCCTTCACCGCGTCGCCCCTCACCCTGCCCGAACTCGTCCAGCGGCTCAGACGCGCCCTGGCCGACGTCGCCGAGGAACTGCGGCCGCGACGCCGGCGCCTGGTGGTCACCATCGACGAGATCGACCGGCTCGGATCCACCGCCGAGGCCCTGGAGTTCCTCGGGGAGATCAAGGCCATCCTCGGCGTCCCCGGCGTCCACTTCCTGATCTCGGTGTCGGAGGACGTGGGGGCGTCGTTCGTTCGCCGGGGACTGCCCGGACGCGACGTGGCGGACAGCACCTTCGACGACGTGGTCCATGTGCGGCCCTGCTCCCTGGAGGAGTCGAAGGCGATACTGCACCGGCGCGCCGAAGGGTTCTCGGAGCCGTTCGTGGCACTCGCGCACGCCCTGGCCGGCGGCGTGCCCCGCGACCTGATCCGGTTCTCCCGCGAGATGGTGTCACTGCGCACGGCCCGCGGGGAGGTCGAACTGCGCAACGTGGGCGCCTGGTTGATCATCCGGGCGATGCGGGAGACGGTGGACGCCTTCCGGGGCGGGGTGAAGGAGGGCACGCTGCCCACCCGGAGCATCGACGTGGTGTTCGGAGCGACGCGGCGGCTCGCGGAGCTGCTGCACGCCGACTGCCTGTGCGAGCTGGGGAGGATGAGGGAGCAGATCGGACGGTTCGCGCGCTGGGCCGACGGTCCCGGCACCGCCGAGCTGACGGCGGAACTGCCCTCCGACGTCCTGGAGCGACTGGAGGAGGTCGCCGCCTACGCGTACTTCTGCGTCACCCTCCTCGACGTGTTCTCGGCCCCCGGGTTCGGGCGCCGCCGCATCCAGGCGCAGGTGAACCGGCCGAACGGAAGCCTGGAACGGCTGGCCGTCGTGCGGGCGGAGCTGTCGGTCTCACCGCCCAGTGCCCGGCGGCTGATCGAGGACACCAGAGCGGCATGGGGACTGCCGGAGGTACCCGCGCCCGACCTGCCGGAGATCGTCGACGCCGTCCGCATGACCTGTCGGCACTACACCGAGTGA
- a CDS encoding glycosyltransferase: MTAGSRGDVAPFTGLGHALVRAGHQVTLVTHARFAPLVSGSGVDFHALPLDPRAELESERGRGLHRSATGIGKLLRVGRMARSLVGAMTDDLLTAAHGGDALLVSASLAPLGHTIAEGLSLPGLELCLQPFAPTREFAPPMLGGGSWGPVGNRLAAHGVGLAVEQIFAPVVPAVRARLGLPAAPRVPWARRRTARPALHGFSPLVVPRPLDWRRELDVTGYWWPYDRATRLPAALREFLDAGPPPVFVGLGSATVPDPRRLSAEIVRALRRAGLRGVIQRGWAGLAADGDDMLTVDDVPHALLFPETAAVVHHCGAGTTAAGVRAGVPAVPVPIQFDEAFWAGRLVALGVAPAALPLRRLTADALTAALIRATRTPAHRERARALGTLVRAEDGTGPVLEAVGRWAGR, translated from the coding sequence ATGACGGCGGGATCCCGGGGCGACGTGGCCCCCTTCACGGGGCTGGGCCATGCGCTGGTGCGCGCCGGCCACCAGGTCACCCTGGTCACCCATGCGCGGTTCGCGCCGCTGGTGTCCGGCTCGGGGGTGGACTTCCACGCGCTGCCGCTGGATCCGCGCGCCGAGCTGGAGTCCGAGCGGGGCCGGGGACTGCACCGCAGCGCGACCGGCATCGGCAAGCTGCTGCGGGTCGGCCGGATGGCCCGGTCGCTGGTCGGCGCGATGACCGACGACCTGCTCACCGCCGCCCACGGCGGCGACGCCCTGCTGGTGTCCGCCTCGCTGGCCCCGCTGGGGCACACCATCGCCGAGGGCCTGTCCCTGCCCGGCCTCGAGCTCTGCCTCCAGCCCTTCGCCCCGACCCGTGAGTTCGCGCCGCCGATGCTGGGCGGAGGCTCCTGGGGGCCGGTCGGCAACAGACTGGCCGCGCACGGCGTCGGCCTGGCCGTCGAGCAGATCTTCGCCCCGGTCGTGCCGGCGGTGCGGGCCCGGCTGGGCCTGCCCGCCGCGCCCCGCGTCCCGTGGGCCCGGCGCCGGACGGCCAGGCCCGCCCTGCACGGCTTCAGCCCGCTGGTGGTCCCCCGCCCCCTGGACTGGCGCAGGGAACTGGACGTCACCGGGTACTGGTGGCCGTACGACCGCGCGACGCGCCTGCCGGCCGCGCTCCGGGAGTTCCTCGACGCCGGACCGCCGCCGGTCTTCGTCGGCCTGGGCAGCGCGACCGTGCCCGACCCGCGGCGGCTCAGCGCCGAGATCGTCCGCGCGCTGCGGCGGGCGGGGCTGCGCGGGGTCATCCAGCGGGGCTGGGCCGGCCTCGCGGCCGACGGCGACGACATGCTGACGGTCGACGACGTCCCGCACGCGCTGCTCTTCCCGGAGACGGCCGCGGTGGTCCATCACTGCGGGGCGGGCACCACGGCGGCCGGCGTACGGGCCGGGGTGCCGGCGGTGCCCGTGCCGATCCAGTTCGACGAGGCCTTCTGGGCCGGCCGCCTGGTCGCGCTCGGCGTGGCCCCGGCCGCACTCCCCCTGCGCCGCCTGACCGCCGACGCCCTCACCGCCGCGCTGATCCGCGCCACCCGCACCCCCGCACACCGCGAGCGCGCCCGCGCACTGGGGACCCTGGTACGCGCGGAGGACGGCACGGGACCCGTGCTGGAGGCGGTGGGCCGCTGGGCGGGCCGATGA
- a CDS encoding RICIN domain-containing protein, with the protein MFPPPRSRLLPRVRSALARVLALLLTATAALLFAQPGPAQAATSRQIAVPAAPMGWASWNSFAAKIDYNVIKRQVDAFVASGLPAAGYRYVNIDEGWWQGTRDSAGNITVDESEWPGGMKAIADYIHGKGLKAGIYTDAGKDGCGYYYPTGRPAAPGSGSEGHYDQDMLRFSQWGFDFVKVDWCGGDAEKLDAATTYRAISDAIATATAATGRPMTLSLCNWGRQNPWNWAPGQGAMWRTNDDIILFGNKPSMTNLLTNYDRNVHPTAQHTGYYNDPDMLMVGMDGFTAAQNRTHMNLWAISGAPLLAGNDLTTMTAQTADILKNPEVVAVDQDARGLQGVKVAEDAGGLQVYGKVLAGSGRRAVVLLNRTSAAANITARWTDLGLTAASAAVRDPWARADVGSYATGYTANVPAGGSVLLTVSGGTEASGSTYTGTSAFSGVVAGSTGLKVVDVAYTNTAATPRTATLKVNGQTATTVSFPPTGSAQGTISVQVALSKGSANTLAFTGAPALADITVRPLPGANGSLVVGKQSGRCLDMFDSTIANGTQAEIWDCNGGSNQAWTYTSRKELVVYGNKCLDAYDHGTANGTKVVIWDCTGQSNQKWNVNGDGTITNVNAGLCLDANGAATANRTPIVLWSCAGADNQKWTLG; encoded by the coding sequence ATGTTTCCCCCACCCCGCTCCCGCCTCCTCCCACGCGTCCGGTCCGCCCTCGCGCGGGTCCTCGCCCTCCTGTTGACGGCGACCGCCGCCCTGCTGTTCGCCCAGCCCGGCCCGGCGCAGGCCGCGACCTCCCGCCAGATCGCCGTGCCGGCCGCCCCGATGGGCTGGGCCTCCTGGAACAGCTTCGCCGCGAAGATCGACTACAACGTCATCAAACGGCAGGTCGACGCCTTCGTCGCCTCGGGCCTGCCGGCGGCCGGATACCGGTACGTGAACATCGACGAGGGCTGGTGGCAGGGCACCCGCGACAGCGCCGGCAACATCACCGTCGACGAGTCCGAGTGGCCCGGCGGCATGAAGGCCATCGCCGACTACATCCACGGCAAGGGCCTGAAGGCCGGCATCTACACCGACGCCGGCAAGGACGGCTGCGGCTACTACTACCCGACCGGCCGCCCCGCCGCCCCGGGCAGCGGCAGCGAGGGCCACTACGACCAGGACATGCTCCGCTTCTCGCAGTGGGGCTTCGACTTCGTCAAGGTCGACTGGTGCGGCGGCGACGCCGAGAAGCTCGACGCGGCGACGACGTACCGGGCCATCAGCGACGCGATCGCGACGGCCACGGCCGCCACCGGCCGCCCGATGACCCTCTCGCTGTGCAACTGGGGCCGGCAGAACCCGTGGAACTGGGCGCCGGGACAGGGGGCGATGTGGCGGACCAACGACGACATCATCCTGTTCGGCAACAAGCCCTCCATGACCAACCTGCTGACCAACTACGACCGCAACGTGCACCCCACCGCCCAGCACACCGGCTACTACAACGACCCGGACATGCTGATGGTCGGCATGGACGGCTTCACCGCCGCCCAGAACCGCACCCACATGAACCTGTGGGCGATCTCCGGCGCGCCGCTCCTCGCCGGCAACGACCTCACCACGATGACGGCGCAGACGGCGGACATCCTGAAGAACCCCGAGGTCGTCGCCGTCGACCAGGACGCCCGCGGTCTCCAGGGAGTCAAGGTCGCCGAGGACGCCGGCGGGCTCCAGGTCTACGGCAAGGTCCTCGCCGGTTCCGGCAGACGAGCCGTCGTGCTGCTCAACCGCACCTCCGCCGCCGCGAACATCACCGCCCGCTGGACCGACCTGGGCCTGACCGCCGCCTCCGCCGCCGTCCGCGACCCGTGGGCCCGCGCCGACGTCGGCTCGTACGCCACGGGGTACACGGCCAACGTGCCGGCGGGCGGTTCGGTCCTGCTCACCGTGAGCGGCGGCACGGAGGCGTCCGGCAGCACCTACACCGGCACGTCGGCCTTCTCCGGCGTGGTCGCCGGCAGCACCGGCCTGAAGGTCGTCGACGTCGCCTACACCAACACCGCCGCCACCCCCCGCACCGCGACCCTGAAGGTCAACGGCCAGACCGCGACGACCGTCTCGTTCCCGCCGACGGGATCCGCCCAGGGCACGATCTCCGTGCAGGTCGCCCTGTCCAAGGGCTCGGCCAACACGCTCGCCTTCACCGGCGCGCCCGCCCTCGCGGACATCACGGTCAGGCCCCTGCCCGGCGCGAACGGCAGCCTCGTCGTCGGCAAGCAGTCCGGCCGCTGCCTGGACATGTTCGACTCCACCATCGCCAACGGCACGCAGGCCGAGATCTGGGACTGCAACGGCGGCTCCAACCAGGCCTGGACGTACACCTCCCGCAAGGAACTCGTGGTGTACGGCAACAAGTGCCTCGACGCCTACGACCACGGCACCGCCAACGGCACCAAGGTCGTGATCTGGGACTGCACCGGGCAGAGCAACCAGAAGTGGAACGTCAACGGCGACGGCACGATCACCAACGTCAACGCCGGTCTGTGCCTCGACGCGAACGGGGCGGCCACGGCCAACCGCACGCCCATCGTGCTGTGGTCGTGCGCCGGCGCCGACAACCAGAAGTGGACCCTCGGCTGA
- a CDS encoding nuclear transport factor 2 family protein, producing the protein MGTAAGSAFDTETLRRGIEGRTPTTLLSLYADDAEIRVVDHQAQPSHPRTLHGRDEIARMLDDVYSRDMTHKLEDCVVQGDRAAYSESCRYADGVRVLSESMITLRDGKIVEQTMIQAWDE; encoded by the coding sequence ATGGGCACCGCGGCAGGCTCCGCCTTCGACACCGAGACCCTGCGCAGGGGCATCGAAGGACGGACCCCGACGACATTGCTGTCGCTCTACGCCGACGACGCGGAGATCCGCGTCGTCGACCACCAGGCGCAACCGAGCCACCCCAGGACGCTGCACGGCCGGGACGAGATCGCCCGCATGCTCGACGACGTCTACAGCCGGGACATGACCCACAAGCTGGAGGACTGCGTCGTCCAGGGCGACCGGGCCGCCTACAGCGAGTCCTGCCGGTACGCGGACGGCGTGCGTGTGCTGTCCGAGTCGATGATCACGCTGCGGGACGGCAAGATCGTCGAGCAGACGATGATCCAGGCATGGGACGAGTAG